One part of the Lotus japonicus ecotype B-129 chromosome 2, LjGifu_v1.2 genome encodes these proteins:
- the LOC130739270 gene encoding gibberellin-regulated protein 14 gives MAFKAILLLSIFLVVSTKVFSHDEDLKIVVNYAIPSVPAPPSPVKPPTPSTPAVTVPTPPLVKAPTPPPQPPVKAPSPPIVKSPPYFPPPVKAPSPPIVKSPPVKAPTPPIVKSPPSYPPPVKAPSPPIVKSPPVKAPTPPIVKSPPYYPPPVKAPTPPQVKTPPPHPPVVKPPVAPIPSTPIVKSMKDCIPLCNYRCQLHSRKNMCTRACMTCCDRCKCVPPGTYGNREKCGKCYTDMLTHGNKYKCP, from the exons ATGGCTTTCAAAGCCATTCTTCTTCTGAGCATTTTTCTTGTGGTCTCCACTAAG GTTTTTTCCCATGATGAAGATCTCAAGATAGTG GTGAACTATGCAATTCCTTCAGTTCCTGCTCCTCCCTCACCAGTAAAACCACCAACTCCTTCAACTCCAGCAGTGACAGTTCCCACTCCACCTCTAGTGAAGGCACCaactccaccaccacaaccacccgtGAAGGCACCTTCTCCTCCCATAGTGAAATCACCACCTTACTTTCCACCACCAGTGAAGGCACCTTCTCCCCCCATAGTGAAATCACCACCAGTGAAGGCACCAACTCCTCCCATAGTGAAATCACCTCCTTCCTATCCACCACCAGTGAAGGCACCTTCTCCTCCCATAGTGAAATCACCACCAGTGAAGGCACCAACTCCTCCCATAGTGAAATCACCTCCTTACTATCCACCACCAGTGAAGGCACCAACTCCTCCCCAAGTGAAAAcacctcctcctcatcctcctgTAGTGAAGCCCCCTGTTGCTCCAATTCCATCAACTCCCATAGTCAAATCAATGAAGG ATTGCATTCCACTATGTAATTATAGGTGCCAATTACACTCAAGGAAGAATATGTGCACTAGAGCATGCATGACATGCTGTGACCGCTGCAAATGTGTCCCTCCAGGAACATATGGTAACCGGGAAAAATGTGGCAAGTGCTACACTGATATGTTAACTCATGGCAATAAGTACAAGTGCCCATAG